The segment GGCGGGGCTTCCAGGTACAGGTCGATGGTTCCCTGGTTCTGAAGGCGCGTGTACAGCCCCGTGGTCAGGATCAGGCGGCGATCGAAAGGCACCATCCTTCCCTCATAGAACCGACTCAGGTACTGCACCAGCCTGGCGCGGAGAGGAATTTGCCGGACGGCCAACGCTCGCTGGGTCGCACGCAGGCGGCGGGCCAGCTCATAGACCTGATTTTGGGTCTCTGTAAGGAGCGCCTCTGCACAATCCTGCTGCTGGCGCAACGTTGAGAGACGCTGATGAGCCAGGCAAACCTCCTGGCGCAGCGCTTCCTCTTCCTGGACCAGCGCTTGAAAGGCGGCGTCTTGCGGACCGATGTCCACCCAGGGCAGCCGCAGGCCGCGTCGCTCATCCAGGTGGCCCCCGCAGGACATGACGGTCGGGAGGCCGACGGCGTTGAGGGCCACCACCGTCTCGAAGATCTCGGCATCAATGGGTTTCCCCAGACGATCCGTGACGGCGGCAAAAGAGGCCACCAGGGCTTGCCAGTGTGTGTTCATCGGTGGCCTCCCTGTTCAGCCTGCTGTGGGGTCTGCCCCCAGACGGTCAGCAGGAACCACAGGGCACAGAAGTCCTCCTGTTGCATCTCGGCCACCGCCTGCTGGTACAGGGTCGTCAGCCAGACCCAGGACCTTGCTGGCAGGACCGGGCCGGGCGGCGTTGACCTGGAGCAGGTCCTGCCCGATGGCGCAACGGGCATCATGCTCACGAAGCGGCATGGCATGCACCTCCGTCTGGCTGGGCCGGCTCTTCAGCACGCCGGCGCTGGACGCGGGAAAGACCCCAGGGAGTGGCTGGCGGGGGCCCCTGCCGCCAGCGGGCCAGCAGCCGCTCAAAGGCCGCCTGCGCCTCGGTGGGGCATTGCTGCCAGGGGACGGCAGCCAGCAGGGCCTGCGTGGAACGGGGCACCTCCAGGGCGAAGCGAGCCCGGTGGAGCCGTTGAGCAATCCGTCCGGGGCTGACGCCCAGCGCGGTCGCAATCGCGCCGACCCGCCAGCCCTGCTGGCGCAGCAGCAACACGAGCCAGTCGGTCGGACGGAGCCGCGCCAGCCGGCGCTGCTGATCAGCCGTGAGCCTGGGGGCCGGCACCGACGCCGACCCCGACGCCGGCAGCGGGTGGGAGCTGGCAGAAGCGGTCATGGGGCACCTCCTGCGCCTGCCGAGGGCGGCGAGGACCCGGCAGGCGTTTCCGGTGGCATAACCCGCAGACCGAAAGGGGCCAGCAGGGCCTGCCAGGCCTGCGCCGGAGGCAGGTGGTCGAGCTGAATGAGGGCCTGTTCGATGGCTTGCCAGGCTTCGAGCAGCAGCTCGCAGCTCATGGCGCCGGCTTCGGCGGTACCACCCTCCTCGGGGAGATGTACCGCTAGCACCTGATTCATGACACCGAGAATCTCCTTTCTTCCAGCATGCGATCTAGAGAGACGTGAGTCGCACAGGGAGCAAGCGGATCGCTTGCCGCGTGTTCGTCAATTCAGCCCCTCGCGTCGGGGCTGGAAGCGCACCACCCGCCCCAGGCGCCGAAGGAGTGGGGGACCCTGGCGCAACTGCGCCAGGGTCTGGTCCGAGAGCGAGGCGCGGGGCCGCCGCAGGAAGCGGCGCAGAAAGCCTTCCACCAGCCCCAGCAGCAGGGAGGCCCGTCTCCATTCCGAGCGGGGGAGCAGCGGCAGCGGGGCCGTCCCCGCCAGCAGGCGCCCTCGCGCACGGTGCCGAGGGTGGTTCATGGCTTGCGCCCCCAGGCAGCGTAGACCTCGTAGGTCACCTGGCCCTCTTCCCACTCGCGTGCCAGGCCCTCCAAGATCTCGTGAAAGCGAGCCACGGGCACGCCCAGCCCTTCAACCGGCGCTTCGAGGGTCCGAGCCGCCGCCAGCAGGTCCTGAGCCAGGAGCTGGCCCAGCCGTCCTCCCCAGCGGCCCACCGGCAGCCAGAGCGTGCGCTGCTCGACCTGGACAGCACCGGCCTCGCGTAGCCAGCGGCCCAGCAGGAAGAGTTGGCTGGCATCCATGCCCCGGGCGGCGCTCAACTGCTGCCACCACGCCACCACCTGCTGTAAGCATGGCCCCTGGGGCCAGAGGCCCAGCCCCAGTTCGACCAGCTCGATCCAGCCACCGCGGCGGGTGACCCGCAGCAGCTCTCGCAGCACGGCAGGCCACTGCTGCAGGGGAATGCCCGCAACCAAGAGGCGCTGATGGACATAGCCGAAGGACTGGTTGGGGAAGGGCAGCCCCTGCAGCAGGTCCCCTTGCACGAAGTGCACGCTGGGGGGCAGAGGTTGCGAGGAGCGAGGCGGCTCGCGATCGAAGGCGGTGACCTGGCAGCGGGGGAAGGCCTCGGCGACCTCCATCGCCCAGCGGCCTGTGCCGGTGCCCACATCCAGCACCGGCACCCCCTCGCACAGCAGCTTAGCGACAGGGGCGAGCACATTCCCGCGGCATACTTGGCGCAGCACATAGTGTTGATAGTCCAGGCGGTTGAGTTCTTCTTGATCTTTGGGAAGGAGATAGGGAATGTCCTCTACTCGTCTCCGTCCGGCGGCATCGACAGACACGGTGGCCATTCCCGTTGCAGGGGAAGCTGACGGCAGGTCGGCTTCTGATCGGCGAGTGCGCCACCAGGGCATGAGTCTCACCTCCCTGCAGGGGCTGTTTGCACTCGTGCACTGCCAGAGGGAGCCATCGCCGGCGCAGGCAGGCAGGAAGGTCGGGCAGCAACAGACTGGACGACCCGAGGCTGTCCCGGCTCGTCAGGGACGAAGAACACGGGTTGCACGGCGGTTGCCATCATGATCCTCCTTTCTCTTGTCTCAATCGATAGCGCCGCTGCCGCTGTGGTCCCGGCAGGGACGGGAGACGAGGCGGCGCGGGCCTGTGCGCGGCGGCGCTTGCGGAAGAGATGATGCCAGAACCCCATGTTAGCGCTCCTTTCCTCGGGGTGAATATATCATGTCATCAGGCTGAGTAGATGACAGGTCGTACTGGCCAGGGCTGATGGCAGAAGGGTGCGCCTGGACCCGCTCAGGGGGAGGAAGCCCAGCGCTCTGGGCCTGCCGCTGCCCACAGCGCGGACAGGGGGGCTGCGGTGCGAGAGAACCCGTCAGCGGTTGGACGGCAGTTGCCATCAGATGTTGCTCCTCCCTCTTGTCTGGCCATAAGCATCGCTGATGCGACCTGGCCTACGTTGTTTGACTGACTGTTCTGCCAAGATGCTGCTCTTCTTATCCGTCCGGTAGTGTAGCACACTGACCAGTACCGTCTCTTGGGAGTGGCACGCTGCTGTAATGTTGTGATATTACAGAGGGAGATGGCGTTGAAGAACGTCGGCAATGGTTCGTTGTACGCTGGTGAAAATACTATTCGTAGTGTCGTTGTTCGACCGCGGAAGGAGATTGCCACATGACCCAGTTCATGTGGGGGGAAAATGGAGAGTTCGGCCCGTTTAGTGCTGGCAAAGACGGCTATCCGAATAGCGGCGAAGTTGTACGATTTTACCGAGTGAAGAAAGGCATCAGTGCGTCGGAATTTGGAGAGCTCTACGCGAAAGCTCTCGCGGCGAAGCTCAAAGAACTCTACGGAAGAGAGTTCGAGGTGAAGCCGAAATCGCGGATCTGGGTGCTAACGATGGAGCGAACAAACAACGTCCCCACCGACATCACTCGTCGACGAGTGATCGCGGAGCTACTGGGTATCCCCGCCGTTCTCCTTGGACTCAGCGAGGGTTTAGCTGCGAAGCCAGTAGCTGTGAACGAATTGGCCTCGCCGAGGGCGCCAAGACGTGAAACGTTGCTCAAGGGAACCGTCGCGGAGTATCAGCGGACACTGGAAGTTTACTTTAATGGGTACTACACGAGGCATGGCTATGCAGACCTGGAGCAGCTGAACTTTTCTATCCAGCAGCTCATAGACATAGCAAGGCAGCTACCGGAGCAGGCCAAGATGCCAGTGATTGCCTTGCTATCGAGGTACTACCAGTTCGGTGTGATGGTCACGAGAGAGCAGTGCCAGTATGAGCAGGCAAGGAAATACGCCGATCAGGCCATTATCTGCGCACAAGCAGCTCATGGAATGAAACCGAGCAGCGATCTCCTCGCTATCGCGCTCTACCGGCGTGGGATTGCCGAATTCGAGCAGGCTATCACCAGCCCAGAGGCTCCCAGAGAGCGCATCTCCACTGCACAAAGCCTCATAGAGGGTGCGTTAACACACGCCCGGACGGCAACACCTGCGGTTCGGGGGCTTGTCGCACTAGAATACGCGCTCGTCAGCGCCCACACGGCTCAGACAGAATGCGACCGAAAACAGGTACACTCCTTGCTGGAGAGCAGCCACCGGGATATCTCTCTGGGTGTCAACCAAGACAATGAGTTCACAAAGTGTTCACTGGACTGGTACTACCTGACGAGCGCCGAGGCGCTGATCGCGATAGGAGATCACGCAGAAGCGCTGGGGCAGCTAGAGCTAGCCGAAGAGATGACACCGCTTACCCTCCCTCGCCGGTTCGCCTACATGGATGCCTTACGAGCTCAGGCCCACCTTGCTCTGGGAGAGCCCATCGAAGCGGCACTGGCGGCGAAGGATGCGCTGCTGGCATCACGG is part of the Thermogemmatispora onikobensis genome and harbors:
- a CDS encoding sigma factor-like helix-turn-helix DNA-binding protein: MTASASSHPLPASGSASVPAPRLTADQQRRLARLRPTDWLVLLLRQQGWRVGAIATALGVSPGRIAQRLHRARFALEVPRSTQALLAAVPWQQCPTEAQAAFERLLARWRQGPPPATPWGLSRVQRRRAEEPAQPDGGACHAAS
- a CDS encoding class I SAM-dependent methyltransferase gives rise to the protein MPWWRTRRSEADLPSASPATGMATVSVDAAGRRRVEDIPYLLPKDQEELNRLDYQHYVLRQVCRGNVLAPVAKLLCEGVPVLDVGTGTGRWAMEVAEAFPRCQVTAFDREPPRSSQPLPPSVHFVQGDLLQGLPFPNQSFGYVHQRLLVAGIPLQQWPAVLRELLRVTRRGGWIELVELGLGLWPQGPCLQQVVAWWQQLSAARGMDASQLFLLGRWLREAGAVQVEQRTLWLPVGRWGGRLGQLLAQDLLAAARTLEAPVEGLGVPVARFHEILEGLAREWEEGQVTYEVYAAWGRKP